A section of the Opitutaceae bacterium genome encodes:
- a CDS encoding ABC transporter ATP-binding protein: MSVRLEAVNLSCGYDGRPVFAGVDFSVRSGEVCALIGPNGSGKTTLLHALDRLVPPLQGEVRLDGVSIWERRPREVAARVALAPQRAATSVWPLTVRETIQLARAPHRGWLASYTSEDVAATHRAMNRFGLTGLGDRSMSTLSGGEVRRVLLARALAQTPSVLLLDEPLTYLDLHYQAEILSLVRTLARDEGLAVVLTLHDLALAALCADRVVLLADGRVRGRGAPGEILTREVLCPVYGENLEVIPHPKTGLPIVLPRGDIG, encoded by the coding sequence ATGAGTGTGCGCCTCGAAGCGGTGAACCTGTCCTGCGGATACGACGGCCGGCCGGTTTTCGCCGGCGTGGATTTTTCAGTGCGATCGGGGGAGGTTTGCGCGCTGATCGGGCCCAATGGTTCCGGCAAGACGACGCTGCTGCATGCCTTGGACCGACTGGTTCCGCCACTTCAGGGCGAGGTGCGGCTCGATGGAGTGTCAATCTGGGAGCGACGCCCACGGGAAGTCGCCGCCCGAGTGGCGCTCGCTCCGCAGCGGGCCGCGACTTCCGTGTGGCCATTGACGGTGAGGGAAACGATACAACTGGCGCGCGCCCCCCACCGGGGATGGCTGGCATCCTACACTTCGGAGGATGTCGCGGCCACCCATCGCGCCATGAATCGATTCGGGCTGACCGGTCTTGGCGATCGTTCCATGTCCACCCTTTCGGGCGGCGAAGTCCGGCGGGTGCTGCTTGCACGCGCGCTGGCGCAGACCCCGTCGGTGCTGCTGCTCGACGAGCCCCTGACGTATCTGGATCTGCACTACCAGGCGGAGATTCTGTCCCTGGTGAGGACGCTGGCTCGCGACGAGGGACTGGCGGTGGTTCTCACGCTTCACGACCTTGCACTTGCCGCCCTTTGCGCGGACCGGGTTGTGCTTCTCGCGGATGGACGTGTTCGCGGCCGGGGAGCACCCGGGGAAATTCTCACGCGGGAGGTGCTGTGTCCGGTTTATGGGGAAAATCTGGAGGTCATTCCCCATCCAAAAACCGGGCTTCCCATCGTGCTGCCACGGGGTGACATCGGCTGA
- a CDS encoding metal ABC transporter permease has protein sequence MIACPPLAFVDALVEPFRNEFMLRGLASAGMLSVSGALLGSILVLRRLALLGDALSHSLLPGVAVAWLLFGHGVLAMLVGAMATGLLIAISGALLSRLTRLKEDAAFGAFFLVAYAGGVALVSQSGTGVDLLHFLFGNILAVGPEDLALTAVATGITALLFLLFFRGVVLEVFDPVFSRASGMHVRWFHLGFLCLAVLNLVTALQTMGVILALGLFLLPAATVYLWCDRFRTMLFSAMLLGMAGSTAGLVLSFHTGLSSGPSIVLCLGVGFLFSALLSPRYGALHALRATLRERRAVRHTTD, from the coding sequence ATGATCGCCTGTCCTCCACTCGCCTTTGTCGATGCCTTGGTGGAGCCCTTCCGGAACGAATTCATGCTGCGCGGCCTGGCCTCCGCGGGAATGTTGAGCGTGAGCGGCGCCCTGCTCGGCAGCATCCTCGTGCTGCGGCGGCTCGCGCTGCTCGGGGACGCCCTGTCCCACTCGCTGCTTCCCGGCGTCGCCGTCGCATGGCTTCTTTTCGGGCACGGTGTTCTCGCAATGCTTGTGGGAGCCATGGCCACCGGGCTTCTGATCGCCATCTCGGGTGCGCTCCTGAGCCGCCTCACCCGGCTGAAGGAGGACGCCGCCTTCGGCGCGTTCTTCCTGGTCGCCTACGCGGGCGGCGTTGCGCTTGTCAGTCAGTCCGGAACCGGAGTCGACCTGCTTCATTTTCTTTTCGGCAACATCCTCGCCGTGGGACCCGAGGACCTCGCGCTCACCGCGGTCGCAACCGGAATTACAGCCCTGCTGTTCCTGCTCTTCTTCCGCGGTGTCGTTCTCGAGGTTTTCGATCCGGTTTTCTCACGGGCTTCAGGCATGCATGTGCGCTGGTTTCACCTCGGGTTCCTCTGCCTGGCGGTTCTCAATCTTGTGACCGCGCTGCAGACCATGGGGGTGATCCTCGCCCTGGGACTGTTCCTGCTTCCGGCCGCAACCGTCTACCTCTGGTGCGATCGTTTTCGAACCATGCTGTTTTCAGCGATGCTACTCGGCATGGCCGGCTCAACCGCCGGCCTGGTCCTGAGTTTCCACACCGGGCTCTCGAGCGGACCGTCAATCGTCCTGTGCCTCGGAGTTGGATTTCTTTTCTCCGCGCTGCTCAGTCCGCGCTACGGGGCGCTTCACGCGCTTCGCGCTACCCTGCGGGAACGCCGGGCAGTTCGACACACGACCGATTGA
- a CDS encoding ABC transporter ATP-binding protein — protein sequence MAHHDIFRLQDVTVRYGRKLALDRISTQIPCGGLVALVGPNGAGKSTLLKSLLGWLPLTQGEIRLGDHHPRHLHPRLAYLPQRPEVEWDFPITVREVVAQGRWPALGYFRRFTAAETRMVDDALRELDLVGLQNEQIRRLSGGQQQRMFLARAVAQGADIFLLDEPFNSLDLAARADLLHLLQRWLGQGRTVIAAVHDLAIARAHFSHALLLDTRLIAAGPTAEALNDVNIDRAFHSHMPVLGARP from the coding sequence ATGGCGCACCACGACATTTTTCGACTCCAGGATGTCACCGTTCGTTACGGGCGAAAACTGGCGCTGGACCGCATCTCCACCCAGATACCCTGTGGCGGACTGGTTGCACTCGTTGGGCCCAACGGGGCGGGCAAGAGCACGCTGCTGAAGAGTCTTCTCGGATGGCTTCCACTGACACAGGGCGAAATTCGACTCGGTGACCACCATCCCCGGCATCTCCATCCGCGGCTCGCCTACCTGCCACAACGCCCGGAGGTTGAATGGGATTTCCCCATCACCGTGCGCGAGGTTGTCGCTCAGGGCCGCTGGCCGGCGCTGGGATATTTTCGACGCTTTACGGCGGCTGAAACGAGGATGGTGGACGATGCGCTCCGCGAGCTCGACCTGGTAGGTTTGCAGAATGAACAGATCCGGCGCCTCTCAGGCGGCCAGCAGCAGCGCATGTTTCTGGCGCGCGCCGTTGCGCAGGGCGCGGATATCTTCCTCCTCGACGAGCCGTTCAACAGCCTGGATCTGGCCGCGCGCGCAGATCTGCTCCATCTCCTGCAGCGCTGGCTGGGGCAGGGTCGCACCGTCATCGCAGCCGTGCACGACCTCGCCATCGCGCGCGCCCACTTCTCCCACGCCCTCCTCCTCGACACGCGCCTGATTGCGGCCGGACCGACGGCTGAGGCGCTGAACGACGTCAATATCGACAGAGCCTTCCACTCACACATGCCGGTGCTCGGCGCCCGCCCATGA
- a CDS encoding zinc ABC transporter substrate-binding protein, giving the protein MHLCGRFLPNGVLLALLAATSLGAPLRVVTLHSILTEVAREIGGAAIEINALVRPGVDPHVYEPTPADIRTLQAAGIVLASGLGLESYLPRIARDLPTGILVKVGNKLPDNLKLARVDHAHGDHDAAHDHRHGEIDPHWWLGIEPMIAATGIVESEFAVRRPELAATFAGNAENYRARLRALQAWTRMELAQLPVERRLLVTSHDAFGYFARENNFTLYPILGVNTAMETSGRHLAFIISTIRKLHIKAVFAERSSNPRLIKTVVRETGVALGPPLCADGLSVEPSFATYDAMMRTNLGGIVGALR; this is encoded by the coding sequence ATGCACTTGTGCGGGAGATTTCTGCCCAACGGGGTGCTGCTGGCGCTTCTCGCGGCGACCAGCCTGGGCGCGCCGCTGCGAGTCGTCACGCTTCACAGCATCCTGACCGAGGTGGCCCGGGAAATCGGCGGCGCGGCCATCGAGATCAATGCGCTGGTGCGGCCGGGGGTCGATCCTCATGTCTATGAGCCGACTCCTGCCGACATTCGAACGCTTCAGGCCGCCGGGATCGTTCTTGCAAGCGGCCTGGGACTTGAAAGCTACCTTCCGAGAATTGCCCGGGATCTCCCCACCGGCATTTTGGTCAAAGTCGGAAACAAGCTGCCGGACAACCTTAAGCTTGCCCGCGTCGATCACGCGCATGGCGATCACGATGCCGCGCACGATCATCGCCATGGCGAAATCGACCCGCATTGGTGGCTGGGTATTGAGCCGATGATTGCCGCCACGGGCATCGTCGAATCCGAATTCGCCGTGCGCCGCCCGGAACTAGCGGCGACTTTCGCGGGAAATGCCGAAAATTACCGTGCCAGGCTTCGTGCCCTGCAGGCCTGGACACGGATGGAACTCGCACAACTGCCCGTTGAAAGGAGACTGCTCGTCACCTCCCACGACGCCTTTGGCTATTTTGCCCGCGAAAACAATTTCACGCTGTATCCAATCCTTGGAGTCAACACGGCGATGGAAACCAGCGGCCGCCACCTTGCCTTCATCATCTCCACAATTCGAAAACTCCACATCAAGGCAGTCTTCGCCGAACGTTCCAGCAATCCGCGACTGATCAAGACCGTGGTGCGTGAGACCGGGGTCGCACTGGGTCCGCCGCTGTGCGCCGACGGGTTGTCCGTCGAGCCTTCCTTCGCAACCTATGATGCCATGATGCGCACCAATCTCGGCGGCATTGTCGGAGCCCTGCGCTGA
- a CDS encoding sulfatase-like hydrolase/transferase: MTSKESSEILRKRGGRPVAVAVLLACMSCLAWGAAPGPGRPNVILLLADDMGYGDLGVYGNKEVPTPEIDRLTRAGVRFTDAYVTCPACAPSRLSLMAGAYPQRFGMTWNDDRRAHRLPETQRLLPELLRSGGYATGLVGKWNIVRPAETVFDEVHDFIEWESDSWPQPDGRYIGSNATTNPGFRSSKTQYWGPLREGDEYLSNRLARKAVDFIDRHADEPFFLFVGFNAVHSPWQGRRADEERFAGMPHEVLRLYASMIAGLDDAVGLIMRGLRARGLEENTLVIFLSDNGPAIGSPQIEGWKPGWPSRIVVGSTAPFRGAKTELLEGGIREPFIVRWPARLAGGTEFRDAVISNDVLPTICAAAGVPVPAGSVVDGVDLLPFLRGERKNAPHETLYWKIKSAAALRRGDWKLLMLAPEWTPQLYRLSRDVAEAHDLAGERPEVVRELHAAWSEWNALLPPPAKQ, translated from the coding sequence ATGACCAGCAAGGAATCCAGCGAGATTCTTCGGAAGCGCGGAGGCCGCCCTGTCGCGGTTGCCGTGCTGCTGGCCTGCATGTCCTGCCTCGCATGGGGCGCCGCGCCGGGACCTGGGCGCCCGAATGTCATTCTGCTGCTGGCTGATGACATGGGTTACGGCGATCTTGGAGTCTACGGAAACAAGGAGGTTCCCACTCCGGAGATCGACCGGCTCACGCGCGCCGGCGTGCGTTTCACCGATGCCTATGTGACCTGCCCCGCGTGCGCGCCGAGCCGGCTCAGCCTGATGGCTGGCGCTTATCCGCAGCGCTTTGGAATGACCTGGAATGACGATCGGCGCGCGCATCGATTGCCGGAGACGCAGCGCCTGTTGCCGGAGTTGCTTCGCAGCGGAGGCTATGCCACGGGGCTTGTTGGCAAGTGGAACATCGTGCGTCCGGCGGAGACGGTGTTCGATGAGGTCCATGATTTCATCGAATGGGAATCGGACTCCTGGCCGCAGCCGGACGGTCGCTACATCGGCAGCAACGCGACAACCAATCCGGGTTTTCGATCGAGCAAGACACAGTACTGGGGGCCGTTGCGGGAGGGTGATGAATACCTGAGCAACCGTCTCGCGCGAAAGGCGGTCGACTTCATCGATCGTCATGCCGACGAGCCCTTTTTCCTGTTCGTCGGCTTCAATGCCGTGCACAGCCCGTGGCAAGGGCGCAGGGCGGATGAGGAGCGTTTCGCCGGCATGCCGCACGAAGTGTTACGTCTCTACGCCTCGATGATCGCAGGTCTCGACGATGCGGTGGGGCTCATCATGCGCGGGCTGCGGGCGCGCGGTCTTGAGGAGAACACGCTCGTGATCTTTCTGAGCGACAATGGACCGGCGATAGGAAGTCCGCAGATCGAAGGATGGAAACCTGGGTGGCCGTCTCGAATCGTTGTGGGCTCGACGGCTCCTTTTCGCGGGGCAAAGACCGAGCTTCTGGAAGGAGGGATCCGCGAGCCTTTCATCGTGCGCTGGCCGGCACGGCTTGCCGGAGGCACGGAGTTTCGCGATGCGGTGATCTCGAATGATGTGCTGCCCACGATCTGCGCCGCTGCAGGAGTCCCCGTGCCCGCTGGTTCTGTCGTTGATGGCGTGGATCTGCTGCCGTTTCTACGCGGCGAGAGGAAAAATGCACCGCACGAAACACTCTACTGGAAAATCAAGTCGGCCGCCGCGCTGCGACGGGGCGACTGGAAGCTGTTGATGCTGGCTCCCGAGTGGACACCGCAACTCTATCGATTGAGTCGGGATGTCGCCGAGGCGCATGACCTTGCGGGCGAACGACCGGAAGTGGTTCGCGAGCTCCATGCGGCATGGAGTGAATGGAACGCGTTGCTGCCACCACCCGCCAAGCAATAG
- a CDS encoding prevent-host-death protein — protein sequence MKKATVADLRNNFRRLASCIEHGETVQITRRGWPFARLSPESTVSDERNVPKVDFMAQLREIWGERTFSEAEIRAMREI from the coding sequence ATGAAAAAAGCCACGGTAGCGGATTTAAGAAACAACTTTCGTCGTCTTGCTTCATGTATTGAGCATGGCGAGACGGTTCAGATTACAAGAAGGGGCTGGCCGTTCGCCCGCCTGAGCCCTGAATCCACGGTTTCGGACGAGCGGAACGTGCCTAAAGTCGACTTCATGGCTCAATTGCGAGAAATCTGGGGCGAGCGCACGTTTTCGGAAGCGGAAATCCGCGCGATGCGCGAAATCTGA
- a CDS encoding sel1 repeat family protein has product MKFVATDTPSRRWLGQLRMGVASTLVLATVAAGFARRQREPEESRPVLLSTTGGGGSWSDIKELEAAAAKDNPRAWAALGEFKLKGEHTSQDIPQGLELLQKAARAGIASAAFSLGKAYGEGTGVKSDQTRSLSYFRAAAAGGVPEAFYNLGASYASGRGVRRDYMEGLAWLILATKAGVDSQGETLLRERLVKMKRTDLIEKALKRAPEIQAELAKGSVVSFLPDSPPPQVTPTPGPSRAPAPLPPPPSGTNPVSSVPMDRESAVKAIAIPPPPISPGR; this is encoded by the coding sequence ATGAAATTCGTCGCCACGGATACTCCTTCTCGGCGATGGCTGGGGCAGCTGCGCATGGGTGTCGCATCAACTCTCGTTCTCGCCACAGTGGCCGCAGGCTTCGCCCGACGCCAGCGTGAGCCGGAAGAGTCAAGGCCGGTATTGCTCTCCACAACGGGGGGAGGAGGCTCCTGGTCGGACATCAAGGAACTCGAAGCGGCGGCAGCGAAGGACAACCCTCGTGCATGGGCTGCGCTTGGAGAATTCAAACTGAAGGGCGAGCACACGTCGCAGGACATTCCCCAGGGGCTCGAATTGCTCCAGAAAGCCGCCAGGGCCGGGATTGCCTCCGCCGCCTTCAGCCTTGGCAAAGCTTATGGCGAAGGGACAGGAGTAAAATCCGATCAGACCAGGTCGCTCTCTTACTTTCGCGCTGCGGCAGCCGGCGGTGTTCCGGAGGCATTCTACAATCTGGGTGCATCGTATGCCAGCGGTCGCGGCGTTCGCCGCGACTACATGGAAGGACTGGCCTGGTTGATCCTCGCGACAAAGGCTGGAGTCGACAGCCAGGGTGAAACGCTCCTGCGAGAACGCCTGGTAAAGATGAAGCGCACCGATCTCATCGAAAAGGCCCTCAAGCGCGCCCCGGAAATCCAGGCGGAGCTGGCAAAGGGATCCGTGGTCAGTTTTCTGCCCGACTCCCCTCCGCCCCAGGTCACACCGACTCCCGGACCGTCGCGAGCTCCCGCTCCATTGCCGCCACCGCCTTCCGGAACAAATCCCGTTTCATCCGTTCCCATGGATCGCGAAAGCGCGGTCAAAGCAATCGCCATCCCACCGCCCCCGATCAGTCCCGGCCGCTGA
- the recA gene encoding recombinase RecA: MSKASPSKASSSQPAAATQGAPVASAESRRNVELAISAITKQFGDGSIMRLGENSKMKVDTLSTGSLAIDLALGVGGLPRGRIVEIYGPESSGKTTFCLSVIAEAQKRGGLAAFIDVEHALDPKYARVVGVNLDDLLVSQPDSGEDALNIAETLIRSNAIDVIVIDSVAALISKQELDGQMGDATVGSQARLMSQAMRRLTAVVSKTKCICIFTNQIREKIGVMFGNPETTPGGRALKFFSSIRIDIRRKDQIKTAEGRVIGNRTKIKVVKNKVAPPFTEVEFDIMYDEGISRLGSLLDLGLEHKVLEKKGAWIAFEGSLVGQGRDAAKQALREKPELAEKIATAVMTKVTVTGGTSVTGDIEA; encoded by the coding sequence ATGTCAAAAGCTTCTCCATCAAAAGCCTCCTCTTCCCAACCCGCTGCCGCCACACAGGGCGCCCCGGTTGCCTCAGCCGAATCCCGCAGGAACGTTGAACTGGCCATCAGCGCCATCACGAAGCAATTCGGCGATGGATCGATCATGCGCCTCGGCGAGAATTCGAAAATGAAGGTGGATACGCTTTCGACGGGATCCCTCGCCATCGATCTCGCACTCGGCGTGGGCGGACTGCCGCGCGGTCGCATCGTGGAGATCTACGGGCCGGAGTCCTCCGGCAAGACGACCTTTTGTCTGAGCGTCATTGCGGAAGCCCAGAAGCGCGGAGGACTGGCTGCGTTCATCGATGTCGAGCACGCGCTTGATCCGAAGTATGCCCGGGTGGTGGGAGTGAACCTCGACGACCTGCTTGTTTCGCAGCCTGACTCAGGCGAGGATGCCCTCAACATCGCGGAAACGCTGATCCGCTCCAATGCGATTGATGTCATCGTCATCGACTCTGTCGCCGCGCTGATCTCGAAACAGGAGTTGGACGGCCAGATGGGAGATGCCACCGTGGGATCGCAGGCGCGGCTGATGTCACAGGCGATGCGACGCCTGACGGCGGTCGTCAGCAAGACGAAGTGCATCTGCATCTTCACAAACCAGATTCGCGAAAAAATCGGCGTCATGTTCGGCAATCCGGAAACCACACCAGGCGGGCGTGCATTGAAATTCTTCTCCTCCATTCGCATCGACATCCGCCGCAAGGACCAGATCAAGACAGCCGAGGGCAGGGTCATCGGCAATCGCACCAAGATCAAGGTGGTCAAGAACAAGGTGGCGCCACCCTTCACCGAGGTGGAGTTCGACATCATGTACGACGAGGGTATTTCCCGGCTCGGTTCGCTGCTGGATCTGGGACTTGAACACAAGGTCCTGGAAAAGAAAGGCGCATGGATTGCTTTCGAGGGCAGCCTGGTGGGACAGGGTCGCGACGCCGCCAAACAGGCTCTTCGCGAAAAACCAGAACTGGCGGAAAAAATTGCGACAGCAGTCATGACAAAAGTTACGGTGACAGGCGGCACCTCCGTGACGGGTGACATCGAAGCCTAG
- a CDS encoding DTW domain-containing protein, with translation MSRETCYRCFWPKAHCWCASITPMETRTHFVFLMHPKEFKQEKASTGRLTHLAIKHSEIVMGVEFDRHPRVQALLEDPGFFPTLLYPGRSAVNVSRGELTADDLAGRKLLVLVLDATWSCARKMLKLSPSLQALPRIGFEAQTTVSRYVIKQQPQEGCLSTLEATHEMLLALASAGLDTYADPAQLITLFHRMQDFQLKCATNPTRTGYRLTPMRPAAERRGALTRQAGSRRNRFIPL, from the coding sequence ATGAGCCGAGAAACCTGCTATCGATGCTTCTGGCCGAAGGCCCATTGCTGGTGTGCATCCATCACACCCATGGAAACGCGGACTCATTTCGTCTTCCTGATGCATCCGAAGGAATTCAAGCAGGAGAAAGCGTCGACCGGCCGCCTCACTCACCTCGCGATCAAACACAGCGAGATCGTCATGGGCGTTGAATTCGACCGGCATCCGCGTGTGCAGGCGCTGCTTGAGGATCCCGGTTTCTTTCCCACCCTGTTGTATCCCGGGCGAAGCGCGGTGAATGTTTCACGCGGAGAGTTGACAGCGGATGACCTTGCCGGTCGCAAGCTGCTGGTGCTCGTGCTCGACGCGACATGGAGTTGCGCAAGAAAAATGCTCAAGCTCAGTCCCTCGCTGCAGGCGCTGCCCAGGATCGGGTTCGAGGCGCAAACGACCGTCAGCCGCTACGTGATCAAGCAACAGCCGCAGGAGGGCTGTCTCTCAACACTCGAGGCAACGCACGAAATGCTGCTCGCCCTGGCGTCAGCCGGCCTCGACACGTATGCTGATCCGGCGCAACTGATCACGTTGTTTCATCGGATGCAGGACTTTCAATTGAAGTGCGCCACAAATCCCACTCGAACCGGATACCGGCTCACACCCATGCGCCCGGCCGCGGAGCGCCGCGGCGCATTGACCCGGCAAGCGGGTTCACGGCGCAACCGATTCATCCCGTTGTAA
- a CDS encoding serine/threonine protein kinase, which yields MTSSEAVIIQAIGLDDPAITSRRLVWARLLEMVCPPGFKLPLVEAHEADGVRHEVVRAPSGIPLQAWAATPEGSSASVVPLVRDLASVVEVLNKADLVHLNIKPESVYVSMGADGPEFSITGLENATRMTTNEPLSHDVDLFHDPPESLSSPLMTSGAALAKWDWWSLGRIVQEVVLGRHVYDLVLKQVSRPLTEENRKNLRIFLSESPRGKISAGATELMTDASTSVLSLLRGLLTTAVSDRWGASEIRQWLQAQAGPTQDDKPVVEEPFSWKGRVMTLREAAEYFTLEENWKEGESQFFPEPEDSETLIHYLRRHQTRRGDAERIGAVLAIMDQPSWQEVPVTARRTALTAAAWVAAAGSDAHASLRLMGRGVDWQGLQATFRANPTGESAPLFHALIAPGYIALVEGLDAATAQSLKRLSGSVTDAFQTGYRTGFISREAMDEHVQIFALALESGMELENHVKRLRGRFASHKDAELAGILANPKPERWMLVLLAYIGEHPDGSGFITHADQNLETFRRLNGEAELVTTILFWKRLAQALNTGPLIFPPWWIFGLFWGVLGALVIKFSGDWMPVAGVVAAILGLRLLSHAFIRRQVRRHGRTAEYWRWTDHSVRCRREIERLKGSLSHPLEASPRARLEEIARRVSELQLQPPPSPPPAPPGVALLWSGSGISVLGALGLVASIAHPLLRNSAVDAAREIPAAAADGTHAAGPVAEAPAFFEPPPGSPPGLYEAFDDGFGRQLRGPLTTWDVPSTAVGEPLVLQSEVRADPEQVAYALIAGELLLKPYPSRGVSALLAVRVPAHGRVALMLYDGQTRRLASRDVFIVDSPPLPRTWHRLAGRNVVYLGVPDSLAAELGAGERRH from the coding sequence ATGACCTCCTCGGAAGCTGTGATCATTCAGGCCATTGGGCTTGATGATCCGGCAATCACCAGCCGCCGTCTGGTTTGGGCCAGGCTGCTCGAAATGGTTTGTCCGCCAGGATTCAAGCTGCCGCTGGTGGAGGCTCATGAGGCGGATGGTGTGCGGCATGAAGTCGTGCGAGCGCCTTCGGGCATCCCATTGCAGGCGTGGGCGGCCACCCCGGAGGGATCTTCAGCGTCAGTCGTACCCCTGGTGCGGGATTTGGCGTCTGTTGTTGAAGTGCTGAACAAGGCGGATCTTGTGCACCTCAATATCAAGCCAGAGAGCGTTTATGTATCGATGGGGGCGGACGGACCGGAATTTTCGATCACCGGGCTTGAGAATGCGACACGGATGACGACCAACGAGCCCTTGTCCCACGATGTCGACCTTTTCCATGATCCGCCCGAATCGCTGTCGTCACCGTTGATGACATCGGGTGCTGCGCTTGCGAAATGGGACTGGTGGTCGCTGGGGCGCATTGTCCAGGAGGTCGTGTTGGGCAGGCACGTTTACGACCTTGTTCTCAAGCAGGTCTCCCGGCCACTGACGGAAGAGAACCGGAAGAATCTTCGAATCTTCCTTTCCGAGAGTCCCCGGGGAAAGATATCCGCGGGTGCCACGGAACTGATGACGGACGCTTCAACATCCGTTCTTTCCCTCCTGCGCGGATTGCTGACAACAGCGGTGTCAGATCGCTGGGGTGCGTCGGAGATTCGGCAATGGCTCCAGGCGCAGGCGGGGCCGACACAGGACGACAAGCCGGTGGTGGAAGAGCCTTTTTCCTGGAAGGGCCGGGTCATGACACTTCGTGAAGCGGCTGAATACTTCACCCTCGAGGAGAACTGGAAGGAGGGTGAATCACAGTTCTTTCCTGAGCCCGAAGATTCCGAGACGCTGATTCATTACCTGAGGAGGCATCAAACGCGCCGTGGGGATGCGGAACGCATCGGCGCAGTCCTTGCGATCATGGACCAACCCTCGTGGCAGGAGGTTCCGGTGACCGCGCGGCGCACGGCTCTCACGGCTGCTGCGTGGGTGGCTGCGGCCGGCTCCGATGCGCATGCCTCGCTTCGGCTCATGGGACGTGGTGTTGACTGGCAGGGCCTTCAGGCGACCTTTCGAGCCAACCCAACTGGTGAGTCCGCACCGCTCTTCCATGCGTTGATCGCACCCGGCTACATCGCTCTTGTTGAAGGGCTCGATGCGGCGACGGCACAGTCCTTGAAGCGCCTTTCCGGAAGCGTGACGGATGCGTTCCAAACCGGCTATCGCACGGGCTTCATCTCGCGGGAGGCGATGGACGAGCATGTGCAGATATTTGCCCTCGCGCTTGAATCCGGAATGGAGCTTGAGAACCACGTCAAACGCCTGCGCGGTCGCTTTGCGAGTCACAAGGACGCCGAACTGGCGGGCATTCTGGCGAACCCCAAACCCGAACGCTGGATGCTCGTCCTGCTGGCCTACATTGGCGAGCATCCGGATGGATCCGGATTCATCACTCACGCCGACCAGAATCTGGAAACGTTCCGCCGGTTGAACGGGGAAGCGGAGCTCGTCACGACCATTCTCTTCTGGAAGAGGCTTGCGCAGGCCTTGAATACGGGGCCGCTCATATTTCCTCCCTGGTGGATATTTGGACTCTTCTGGGGTGTGCTTGGCGCGCTCGTGATCAAGTTCAGCGGAGACTGGATGCCCGTGGCCGGCGTTGTTGCGGCCATCCTTGGACTGCGCCTGCTGAGTCACGCCTTCATCCGCAGGCAGGTGCGCCGCCATGGCCGCACCGCGGAGTACTGGCGGTGGACCGATCACTCCGTCCGCTGCCGCCGTGAGATTGAACGCCTCAAGGGATCCCTGTCGCACCCGCTGGAGGCTTCGCCGCGCGCCCGGCTTGAGGAGATCGCGCGCCGCGTATCCGAACTGCAACTACAACCTCCGCCCAGCCCGCCGCCGGCTCCGCCGGGAGTCGCGCTGCTCTGGTCCGGCTCGGGCATCAGCGTCCTTGGAGCGCTGGGCCTCGTCGCCTCCATTGCGCACCCCCTGCTGAGGAACAGCGCCGTCGATGCCGCTCGGGAAATCCCCGCTGCCGCCGCGGACGGCACGCATGCGGCCGGGCCCGTTGCGGAAGCACCGGCGTTTTTCGAGCCGCCGCCCGGATCTCCCCCGGGACTGTACGAGGCCTTCGATGATGGCTTCGGACGGCAGCTGCGTGGACCTCTGACAACCTGGGATGTGCCATCAACCGCGGTCGGCGAACCGTTGGTGCTTCAGTCCGAAGTCCGGGCGGATCCGGAGCAGGTCGCCTATGCGCTGATTGCCGGTGAACTCCTGCTCAAACCCTATCCCAGCCGCGGCGTGAGCGCGCTTCTGGCGGTGAGGGTGCCGGCGCACGGCCGCGTGGCGCTCATGCTCTATGACGGCCAGACACGGAGGCTTGCGAGTCGCGACGTCTTCATTGTCGATTCCCCGCCGCTGCCGCGCACCTGGCATCGCCTTGCCGGAAGGAATGTCGTCTACCTGGGAGTGCCTGACTCGCTTGCCGCGGAACTCGGCGCCGGTGAGCGGAGACACTGA